A stretch of DNA from bacterium:
CGCGATTTTGATCAGGTTGGTGGCGGGGGGGGATATAGGCACGGGAGTCAGTATGGCGTTCGTCGTACGGGTCGTTCCGATTCCACTCAGAACCCTTGTTGCGTCTTCAAGTTCCTTTTCGGAAGCCGCGATGACCGCACTCGCCGGGTTAGCCTTTTCCCGGGGAGGTGCTTTCTCCGGGGTGGGTTCCGGAGGGGGCGTGATCACAGGCTTGATCACCACCGGCTCAGCCGGAGGCGGCTCCTTAACCGTCATCGCCGCCCGGGGTTCGGCAGGGCGAGGGGTCTCGACGGGCTGTTTTTTGACCGTTTCAGGGGGAGGGAGAGCGTTGCTCACGGCAGGGGTGGGCGGTTTGACTTCCGGCAGGGCGGTCGGCTGAGGCCGTTGAACTGGTGCAGGCTTTACCGGGGGAACCCTGGGGGCGAGGATGTGGTGCTCGCAGCGGGGAATAAAGATGAGCAGAAAGCCCACCAACAGGATCATGCCGCCACCGAAAATCCACGGTTTGCGGCGATTCGCCTTCTCCTCCTGATCCTCCGCCTCACTCTCCCGCTCAACCTCGGCCTGGACATAAGCCTGAATCAAAAAGCGGGTATGTCCGACTTCCACGACGTCCCCGTGTTTCAGGTGGGCCTCATGGACCTCCCGGTTATTGATCAGGAGCCGGTTCATGGACCCGAGATCGCGGATAAAAATGCCATCGTCGGGGTGTGCGATTTCAGCATGCGACAACGCGATTTCCGGGTCACTCAGCCGGATTTCACAGGTGGCCGCCCGGCCGATAATCATGGGCTCACGGGTGAGCGTAATTTGCTCACCTCGCCGATCCCCGCTAAGTATGATTAGTCTGTAAATCATGATTTGAAATACAGCATACACGACGGACCGGCAAGGTTGGAGCTTTTTTTATCGGGACTATCGTGCGGCCCAGAGCATGCCGCGCAGGACAATTTCGCGGGCTTCGGGAACCTCAAAGTCTTTATTGGTGTGACCCCAGCAGGCCACAAACACGCGGCCTTTGCCCCAGGTCTTGGTGTAGGCATAGGGCATGACGGTGCCCGCCTTGTAAAGATCAGGCTCGCCATACTCGCCGCTGAAGACCGTGCGACACAGGACATGAACACTGGGATCCACGTGAATGAAATACTGTTCAGTGTTGGGAATGGCGAAATGCGTTAAGCCCTTCACAATGGGATGCTGAGGGTCCATAATCTCGATTTTGCAGGAGGGAATGCAGTTGCCGGGATGCGCCACCCACTGTCCTCCGGTCATCCACTGGTACTCCGTGTGCTCCCGGAATGAGTCGATGATGCCGCCATGCCAGCCGGCAATTCCCGCCCCGGCCCGTACCGCGGCCAAGAGGCCTTCCGCCTGAGCCTTTTCAATCTTTCCCATGGTCCAGCACGGGACAATCAAGTCCTGGGCCGCCATCAGGTCTTTGTCCGCGTAACCGGCCATATTATCTGCCACTGTTACCTCGAACCCGCGTGCCGCCAGAAGAGGGGCAAATACATCTACGGACGCCTTGGGGGTGTGTCCATCCCAGCCGCCCCAAACCATAAGTGCTTTTTTCATTAATTTTATTCTTTCGTGTTGTGACATTAAGCGTCAAGCATTCCGGGCAACAGTCCCATCGGGAGAGCCGCAGGACGTTGACAGGTGCTGGTGAGCGTGATGGCTTTGCCTTTCGCCGAGGCGTCGGCGGCCGCCTCCATGGCGTCAAGGACATGGAAGGCCAGTTCACCACTCGCGCGGTGGGGACGCCCGGACCGGATGGCATTGGCCATATCGGCCACCCCGATGCTGCGACTGTTCTCCGTATAGCCATGCGTCAGGGGGACCTCCTGCCACTCCTTGCCTTTGCCGCCGATGCGGACAGGCCCGCCGAAGGTATTCGGATCCGGGACGCTCAGGGTGCCTTCGGTCCCATAAATCTCGATGCGCGGCACTTGCGCGGCCTTGCAGTCGAATGACATGATCATGGACCCGATCGCGCCCTGGGCGAAATCCAGCACCGTGGCGTAGTGGGTCAGTGCCTTGACCTTCATGATCTTGCCGTATTGAGGTTGACTGGTAATCATGCGTTCGGCATGCGTGGTGCGGGCCGAGCCGCTCACGCGGGTGATGGGGCCCAGGAGGTTGATGAGTGCCGTCAGGTAGTAGGGGCCCATGTCCAGCATCGGTCCGCCGCCCAGGTCGTAATAGAATTCCGGTTGCGGGTGCCAGCTCTCATGACCGGCACACATCATGAAGGCCGAGGCGGCCACGGGGGTGCCGATCCAGCCATCATCAATCAACTTCCGGCAGGTCTGGATGCCGCCACCGAAAAAGGTATCGGGCGCGGAGCCGACGCGGAGTTTTTTGGCTTTGGCCATTGCCAGAATCTTTTGTCCATCCCGGCGGGAGACGGCCAGCGGTTTTTCGCCATAGACATGCTTCCCGGCGGCGAGAGCGGCCAGCGCCACTTCCGCGTGGGCCTTGGGAATGGTCAGGTTGACCACAATGTCGATCTCCGGATCCGCCAGCAATTCCTTGACCGTGCAGCCCTTGGCAATATGAAATTCCTCCGCCTTGGCTTTCGCCCGCGCCGGGTCCAAATCCGCGCACGCCGCAATTTTAAGATTCTTGAAGGTTAGTCCGGCTTTAAAATAGGCCCCGCTGATATTGCCGCACCCGATAACGCCAATGTTGGTTTGAGTCACGCTGAGTCTCCCTTTTTTTGTCAAACTACTCATACGTTGACATAATAACAATGCACATTATGATCTTTGTTATGGACTATTTTTTCAAACACTTAATGCATGTGGGGCATCTCCCCCGCCGGTTCCCCTCAGGGGTATCCGTGGATAATATCGGGTATGTCCCGCACAAAAAGGAGTGGATCCGGCGCCGGTTCACTACCTTCAACTTCTCATTCATCCTCAGTGGAGGAGGAGAGTATTGGCGCGAGGGGGTATGTTGGCCGGTGCAGGCGCCCTGCGTGATCACACAGGCGCCCGGGATGATGATGGAGTATGGTCCTAGCGGGGATTGGGCAGAATGGGAAGAGTTATTCCTTATCTACCACCCGGACCGGATTCCTGCCCTGGAACAGATGGGGCTGATCCGGCGCGACGTCCCTGCCTGGAACATTAAGGATACAGGGCCCACGCGCGCCCTGATCCGGGAATTGAAGCAGGTGGATGACAGCGGGCAGGACGATGGCTTTGCTGACCGCATTGACCGCTTGTGTGAATTCATGCTGTTGGAAAGCATTCTGGGTGAAACCCGGAGGTCCATCTCCCCGGAAGAACGGGCCATTTTTGAAATTCGCGACACGGTTAAAGCCCGGTTTCTCGAGGATCATGATTTTAATGCGCTGGCCCGCCTGCATGGGCTGTCGGCGTCCACTTTCCGCCGGAGATGGGCCGGGGGGGTGGGGGAGCCGCCTGCCCGTTATGTGATGCGCTTAAGAATGGAGGAGGCCTGTCGGCTTCTGGTGGAAACGCGACTGAAGGCGGGCGAAATTGCCGGGATTCTGGGGTTCAGCGACCCGCTCTATTTTTCACGGCGCTTCCGGCTAGAGATGGGGGTAACGGCCCTTGAATACCGGCAGAGCCACCAGACGCCGCTCTCGTTTAATGTCCCCATTAGGTAGGGCGAGGCGTCCCTGCCGAGCCGTCGTGACAAGGGGTTATTGTCCGGTCTTGTGGTGCGACTACCCTTTCATGTATGAATAGGCTTATAACGATTCAATCGAAAGCGGTTTATATGCGAGCAATCATTTTTGACATGGACGGTGTGCTGACGGATTCCGAGCCGTTGATCTGTGAGGCGGCCATGGCGATGTTCCGGGAACGGGGCGTCACGGTCCAGCCTGAGGATTTTCATCCGTTTGTCGGCACGGGAGAGAACCGCTATCTGGGGGGCGTGGCGGAGAAATACGGGGTGGCGCTTGACCTCGTCGAGGCCAAGGCGCGCACGTATGAACTCTATTTGGAGATGGTGCCGGTGCGGCTGGAGGCTTTTCCTGGCGCGGTTGAACTGGTCGGGAAATGCCGTGAGGCGGGGTGGCTCTGCGCAGTGGCCTCCAGTGCCGATCGCATCAAAATCGAGGCTAACTTGAATAAGATCGGATTGCCCCCTGCCATGTGGCCGGCCATTGTGACGGCGGAGGATGTGGAGCGTCGTAAACCCGATCCGGCCATTTTCCTGATGGCGGCCAGCCGCCTCGGGGTGAGCCCGGCGCAGTGTACGGTGGTCGAGGACGCCGTTAACGGGATTGCCGCCGCGAAAGCGGCGGGGATGCGGTGTGTGGCGGTGGCCTCCACCTTTCCCGCCAACCTGCTGGGTCAGGCGGACCTTGTCCGCTCCTCCGTGAGCGCCATCACGCTGGAAGATTTAGGAAGATAAACCACGCTTTCCGGGTTTGGCGGAATGATCCCGGTTGAGAAAGTAATTCGACCAGCCGGAGCTGTGTGCCAGTTGTGATTTTTGCGGGGGAATGTAGGTTGTCCTCATCTCCTCCAGCTGTCCATCGCTTTTCTTGCGGTCATAAACCCGCGTCCAGACACACGGGCGTTGGTCCGGATAAGCCTCGCACATGCCTTTGGCGCTCCCGCCACAGGGACCATTGCGTTGCTGCTTGGCGCATTGACCCTTGGGACAGCAGAAGGCCATATCGGCCAGAGCGCAGTCGCCGCAGTCCTGACACCCGTACAACAGCATCTTGGTGGCGAGTTCGTTGGCGTGCGAGAGGCGGGCGAGGGCGGAGGTATCGCCGATCCATTGGTAGTAACGGGTTAACAGGCGGGCGAGGAGGCTGCTCCGCTCGAAGACGAGCCGATGAAAGAGTTTGGAGAGTTCATAGCTCCAGATGCGTTGCCCCTTTTCAATTCGGTTGATCACATCCTCATCAGGGCCGGGGGAGGCGTAACTGACAGGCGGGGGAAAGGCATAGTATTCACCCACCCGGCCGAATGACACCTCGGGAATATAGTCCGTCCATCGGGCTTCCAGTTCAGTGGCGCGGGAGACGATGAATTTGAAGTCCTCCGGTTTCAGGGCGAACCCGCCGATATGAACGCCATTGAAGCCCATGCCCTTGAACATGGCCACCATCTTGGCCGCCCGCTCGAGACGTTTGGATTTTCCCTTGTCGGGATCCCTGGATTCCTCCTCGATCACGCGCAGGAGTTCGTCGGTGACCACGCAGCCCGGCACCAGTCCGGCGTTCATGGTTTTGGCGGCGCCCAGACTCAGGACATAGACATTTCCAAGAACGGGGGTGTTCAATCCCCGACTCCGCAGATACCGTTTGATTTCAAGAAACTTGCGCATGTCATAGCCGAGTTGCGGGATGATGTAGTCGGCCCCCGCCGCGATTTTCTTGTCGAGTTTGAAAAACTGGGTGAGCAGTTCCGCTTCGGTCGCCTTGAACGGCGACACGGCGGCCGCGGTCAGGAAATGGGTTGGCGGAATTTTGGAGATGGTCCCTTTTTTGGCGCCGGGAACTTCAAGGCCCGCATTCAGCGTGTGGATATATTTAATGGCTTGAACCGAATCGAGATCGAACACGCTGGCCGCATTTCCCTCAAAACCGCCCGACGGGTAATCGCCTGAAATGACCAGGAGGTTATTGGCGCCCGCCCGGGCCAGGGCCATCAGGCGTGATTCCATGGCATTCCGGTTCATGTCGCGGCACGAGAAATGGATCAGTACGTCCAAGCCCGTTTTGAGAATGTCAGGAGCGAGGGCATCCGGAATCATGGCGGTGTTTCCGCCCGGGTTATCAGTCAGGCTGACGGCATGGATTTTAGGGAGTGAGCCGGCGGCCTCCCGTGCAAAAAGTAGCGCCGCGTCCAGACTGGCCCCTTCCTTGCCCCGGCCGGGAACAAATTCACAGGTGACGACGAATTCACCCTTTAATAAGGCCTCCCTTAGCATGATTTCACCCCCACTACCTTCTTAAGCAGGGCCCCTTTCCGGGCCGCAGGGACCCGCAGGGCGAACGGCTGATCGGTCAATCCCGATGACAGGGCCAGACCCAGAATCAGAAAGCCTGCGCCCACGAGAAATGACACCGGACCCGCTTGTTGGGCATAGTGATCCTTCAGCCAGGCCACGATCTGCGGACCCACCATCCCCGCCGCCGACCAGGCGGTGAGAATGGTGCCATACACCAGCGGCATGCGCATTCCCCCGAACACGTCCAGCACAAATGCCGGCATGGCCCCGAAGCCGCCGCCATAACAGAGCAGGACATAACACACCAGTGCGGCAAACAGCCAGGGGGTATCGGCCCTGGACAACACCAGGAAGGCCACGCCCTGGGTGGCCAGCATCAGGCGGAACACCTCAATGCGCCCGATGCGGTCCGAGAGCCAGCCCCACAATAAACGGCCTATCCCGTTAAAGAGGGAACTGACTGCGATCAGGGTGGCGCCCGCCGATACCAGGGCGGCCTGGGTCAGGGACGGGTCCTTTTTACTAAGCAGGTCCTGTAACAGGGGGGACTGAAATCCGATGATGGAGATGCCGGCCACAATGTTGCAGAAAAAGACCCCCCACATGGTCAGGAATCGCCGGGAAAGCAAATAGGCGCTGAGAGGGACAGAGTCCTGACCTACTGGGCTGATGGCACTGATGGGGGCCGTATATCCGGCCGGGTGATACCCGGCCGGAGGATTCTCGAGAACGGCACCGCAGGCGGTGGCCGTGATCAGAAAGAAAATGCCAAGCAAGGCAAATACATACACGGGATTTTCACCCGTGGCCGCCATCAGGGTTGGGGCCAGTCCTTTGCTCATCACCATGGCACCCAGTCCGAAGCCCATGATCACCATGCCGGTGACCAACCCTTTTTTGTCGGGGAACCACTTGGCCACTGTCGCCACGGGGGTGACATAGCCGAGGCCCAGTCCGGTGCCGCCTATCACCCCGTAGCCCAGATAGAGAAGGGCGAGTGACTCAAGGTGTAACGCCAGGGCCGCCGTCAGGGTGCCGATCCCGAACAGCAGTCCGCCCAGGATGGCCAATCGACGGGGGCCCCACTTGGCCAGATTCATTCCGCCCCAGGCGGCCGCCAGGCCCAGGAAACAAATCGCGAGGCTGAAGACCCAGGCCACCTGGGTATGGCTCCAATGATACCGGGCCATCAAGGGGATCTGGAAATAACTCCAGGCATACACCGACCCCAGGCAAATCTGGAGACAGGTCCCGGAAGTGGCGATCCGCCAGCGTTTGGTGTCGAGTGACATCCTCCTCCTTTGTCTTATACCGTGCAGGACATGAACGCATGCACCTTGCGGGCAATGACGTCTTTGCATTCATGAACACAAAGCACATCGCATTCCGTGCCCAGCATGAAGGGGTGGTTTTTAGCCCTCATGCGGGCCGCCAGGTCGCGGGACATTTCCTTTACCTGTTCCACGGTGATCAGGGTGTCGGACATAAACCGCTTGGAGGGCAGGTTCCCATAGAGAACCGTGTCCTTCGATACCAAGTCCGCCGCCTCCCATAACATGACCGGGCTGCCAAAGCTGAACACCTCCGGATGCAGGGTATTGAGTTGGCTGATCATGGCCGGGGTGAGTGAGCCGCAATCATGGAAAATCAGGGACGCCCCGCGGTCGGCAATCAACTTGCGGATGACCCGGTTCGGGGTCAGTACAAACCGGTCATAGATATCGGCCCCCTCAGCCATCTGGTTGGGCGAGAGATAAACGGTGTTGGCGGCCGGTTCAGCCACAATGATCGTTTTAGCCCCGGCATCCAGTTGTGATTCAATGGCGCGCAACACGACCGCCAGGGACAACTCGAGACAGACTTCGACGGCCTTGACTTCAGGATCCATCTCGCCGGTGATGCCTGACCCATACAGGAAAATCGGGGTGATGGGATCCGCCAGCAACTTGGTCATCAGGGAGAAGGGCCCGATCGAAATCCCCATGGGCAGGAGGGTCGAATGGGCGGCCACATAGCGGATGGCGTCATTGCGGGCTTCCATCCGGCGACCGAGCGGGCCTTTGATCTTGGATTTGAATTCCGCCACCAGGGCGTCGGTGGGAGTGTCATGGAAATGATAGGCCGGGCGATCGGCGGCGGGAATGCCAATCAAGGAAAGGAGATGGTCCTTTTCCAACATCAGATCCATGTGGGGCATGACGATCGGGCTTTTGTAGAATTCAGCGGCCTCCAGCAGGACTTGCCCCATCCGTTCCCCGTTATCGAGAATGGCCTCCACATCAGGATACTGATGCAAGATCATATCGATGCCGATGGGGACCCGCACATCATTTTTAGCCAAATTTATAAAATTCTCGCGATTCATCGTGTCTCCTTATGTAATGGAACTCTGTAAATAGGATGGCGCAGGCGGGAGTCGCTTTATTGTATAAATGAGCGTGTTTGTTGGATAATCGAGCGATGCTGGTTGTGGTCACCCCTAATCCATCCAGGGAATCTGCCGACACGGAAATCCGCCTTCGGAAAACGCTTTATGAAAGCGGGCGCTTTCGCTATGGTCTGACGGTTTGATCGATAAAGGAAGCCCCTGTTTATGGAAACAAAGAAAAAATTAAGGATTCTCTCGGGGATTCAGCCTTCGGGCAAGTTGCATCTGGGCAATTACTTCGGGATGATGAAGCCGGCATTGGCCCTGCAGCAGCAGGGGGATGCCTTTCTATTTATTGCCGATTATCACGCCTTGACGTCGGTATCCGATCCCCAGGTATTGCGGCAGAATATCCGGGATGTGGCGCTTGATTTCCTGGCCTGCGGGCTGGATACCAGCCGGACCGTATTCTTCCGGCAGAGCGATGTGCCGGAGGTCGTTGAGCTGGCCTGGTTGTTGTCGATCGTGACCCCGATGGGCCTGTTGGAGCGCTGTCATTCGTATAAGGATAAGACGTCGAAGGGGATCGCGGCCTCGCATGCGCTCTTCTCCTATCCGGTATTGATGGCGGCCGATATCCTGGAGGTGCAGGCCACCACGGTCCCCGTGGGGCGTGATCAGAAGCAGCACGTGGAAGTGGCGCGTGATATTGCCGTGAAGTTCAATCTTCAGTTTGGCGACACGTTCACCATCCCTGAGCCGGTCATCCGGGATGACGTGGCGGTGGTGCCCGGTCTGGATGGCCAGAAGATGTCGAAGTCCTATAACAACACGATCGAGCTGTTCGGGAGCGAGAAGGACACCAAGGCACGCATCATGCGGATTGTGACGGATAGCACGCCCCTGGATCAGCCCAAGGATCCCGCAACCTGCCATATCTTTGCGTTGTACAAGTTGTTTGCCTCGGATGCGGAGCGGGCGGAGATGGATGCGCGGTATCGGGTCAGCGGGTTTGGCTATGGCACCGCGAAAAAAGCATTGTTCGAAAAGGTGTGGTCGTATTTCGAGCCCTTCCGCAAACGACGGGAAGAGCTCCAGAAGGATCCCGCCTATGTGGAGGCGGTGCTGAAAGAGGGCGCGGAGCGCGCCCGGGTTGAAGCGGGCAAGACCTTATCGGCCGCCCGCCGGGCCGTCGGGTTGGCGTAAGGTCACAAAGGATTTATATGACGCAAATGGTTGTCCAAGATGATTATAAGGTGTCGCTCGAGGTATTCGAGGGGCCGCTTGACCTTCTCTTGTATTTGATCAAGAAGGACGAAGTCGATATCTACAATATCCCGATTGAGCGGGTGACCAAGCAGTACATGGAGTATCTCTCGCTCATGAAGCTGCTGGATCTCAATATTGCCGGTGAATTTATTGTCATGGCGGCCACGCTCATGATGATCAAGAGCCGCATGTTGCTTCCCGTGGATGTGCGCCCGGATATTGAGGAGGAAGAGGAGGATCCCCGGTGGGAACTGGTCAAGCAGCTGGTCGAGTACAAGAAGTTCAAGGAGGCGGCCTCCCATCTCCAGCATCGGGAATACCTTCAGGAAAACGTCTTTGCGCTCGGAAGCGATGCCGCGGCCGGGGTGGACGATGGGCCGGGGATCGGGTTGGGCGATGTCAGCCTGTTTGATCTGATCACGGCCTTCAATGATGCCCTGAAAAAGGTCAAAGTCGAGGAGTTCGGCGAGATTCATGACGAGCGGTTTACGGTGACGGATAAGATCGAATTTGTGCTGGTGACGTTGAAAACACAGGGGAAAGTGAGCTTTTCGACCCTGTTTGAAAAAGCCGCCAGCCGGAATGAGATCGTGTGCACATTCCTGGCCGTGCTGGAACTGATCCGGTTGCGCCAGTTGATGGCGCAGCAGGATGGTGACTTCGGGGAAATCGTGATTGTGACGAAAGCAGAAGTTTAAGGGGTTCAAGGTATGGAGGCAATACAAGTGGAACTAAAACAAGTCCTCGGGGCAATCATTTTCGCGGCACGCCAACCCATGTCGGTCGGGGCGATCCGGAAAGTGTTGCAGGAAACGGCTGAAATCAATCGCGAAGAAGCGGGCGTCTATGGCTCGGTTAAGGATGCCGAACTCAAAGCCTGCCTGCGGCAGTTGCAGACGGAATGTGAGACCAGCAAGACGGGCGTGCATCTGGTGGAGAATGCCGATGGCTTCCGCTTTCAGAGTGATCCCACCGGCGGTCCCTGGGTGCGCCATATGCTGAATGTCGGCAAGCCGACCCGGTTATCCCGCCCGGCCCTGGAAACCCTGGCCATCATCGCCTATCGCCAGCCCATCTCCCGCGCCGAGTTGGAAGCGGTTCGTGGCGTGGCGGTGGATCATGTGATCCGCATGCTCATGGAGATGCAGCTGATCAAGATTGTCGGACGAAGCGAGCTGCCCGGGCGTCCCATGCTGTATGGTACCACGGCGTTGTTTCTTGAGCATTTTGGCCTCAAGGAGGTCAAGGATCTGCCCGGAATTGCGGAATTGAGCCGGATGGATGCGTTGCGCCAAAAACAGGATGATAGCACCAAGGAGGCGGCCGCCACGGTGGCTCCCGCGGTTGAGGTCCCTGCAGAAGAAGCCGCCTCTCCGGCGGCGGCCTTAGAGCCGGACGAAGATCCGTCCGATCCGTCGGATGACGAAGACGGTGAAGATGAGGATGACGAAGAAGACGAGGACGAAGACGACGAAGACGAAGATGAGGATGACTCAGAAGAGGAGAAATGATGAGCTTGGAAACGGTCCGGAAAAAAATAGACAACGTTGACGAGAAGCTGGTCAAACTCCTGAATGAGCGGACCCGGTATGCGCTGGAAATCGGAAAGCTGAAGAAGAAGGACGGAAAGAGCATCTATGTCCCGGCCCGTGAGAAACAAGTCTTGGCCCGCGTGTCGAAGTTGAACGGCGGCCCGCTTGCGGAGAAGTCGATCCGGGCCATCTATCGGGAAATCATGTCGGCCGCCCTGGCACTGGAGAAGAATCTCAAGGTGGCCTATATGGGCCCCCCCTCCACGTTTTCGCATCAGGCCGCCCGGAGTCGCTTCGGCGGGAGTGTGGACTATTTGTCCTGCGAGACCATCAGTGATGTGTTCGATGCGGTAGAAAAGCAGATGGCTGACTACGGGGTGGTGCCAGTCGAGAACTCAACAGAGGGCGCGGTGACCTATACCCTTGACCGGATGACGGAAACCTCACTTAAGATTTGTGCGGAGTTGTATCTGCCGGTTTCTCAGAACCTGCTGGCCAAAGGGCCCCGTGAGAAAATAAAAAAACTCTACAGCCACCCCCAGGTCCTGGGGCAGTGCCGGCAATGGTTGCAACGCGAAATGGCGGGCGTAGACCTGATCCCTGTGGCCAGCACGGCGCGTGGGGCCGAACTGGCGTCCAAGGAGGAGTGCGCCGGGGCACTGTCCAGTTCGTTGGCTGCGGAAATCTACGGGCTGAACATTCTAGAGTCCGATGTCCAGGACCTGAGCGGCAATACCACCCGCTTCCTGGTGATTGGCCACAGCCAGAATCAGCCGACCGGGGATGACAAAACGTCATTGCTATTCGCGGTGCAGCACAAGGCGGGCGCCCTGTACGGGGCCTTGGAGTCCTTTAAGAAGTTCGGCCTGAATCTCACCAAGATTGAGTCGCGCCCCAGCCGCAGTAAGCGGTGGGAATATTTCTTCTTTGTGGACATCGAGGGCCATGCCGAGGATAAAAAGGTGAAGCAGGGGTTGCAGGATCTGAGTAAGCATTGTGCCTTGTTGACGGTGCTCGGATCATATCCCAAGGCGTGAGAGGAAACATATGATGACATTTAATGAATTAGCGAGGCCCTGGGTATCCGGACTTGGAGTGTATGAACCAGGCCGGCCGATTGAGGAAGTGGCGCGTGAAATGGGGTTTCAGGACGCGAGTGAAATCATCAAGCTTGCCTCCAATGAAAATGCGCTGGGCGTCTCGCCTAAAGCGGTGGCCGCCATGAAGAAGGCGGCCCGTCAG
This window harbors:
- a CDS encoding HAD-IA family hydrolase, with the protein product MRAIIFDMDGVLTDSEPLICEAAMAMFRERGVTVQPEDFHPFVGTGENRYLGGVAEKYGVALDLVEAKARTYELYLEMVPVRLEAFPGAVELVGKCREAGWLCAVASSADRIKIEANLNKIGLPPAMWPAIVTAEDVERRKPDPAIFLMAASRLGVSPAQCTVVEDAVNGIAAAKAAGMRCVAVASTFPANLLGQADLVRSSVSAITLEDLGR
- a CDS encoding OFA family MFS transporter, whose protein sequence is MSLDTKRWRIATSGTCLQICLGSVYAWSYFQIPLMARYHWSHTQVAWVFSLAICFLGLAAAWGGMNLAKWGPRRLAILGGLLFGIGTLTAALALHLESLALLYLGYGVIGGTGLGLGYVTPVATVAKWFPDKKGLVTGMVIMGFGLGAMVMSKGLAPTLMAATGENPVYVFALLGIFFLITATACGAVLENPPAGYHPAGYTAPISAISPVGQDSVPLSAYLLSRRFLTMWGVFFCNIVAGISIIGFQSPLLQDLLSKKDPSLTQAALVSAGATLIAVSSLFNGIGRLLWGWLSDRIGRIEVFRLMLATQGVAFLVLSRADTPWLFAALVCYVLLCYGGGFGAMPAFVLDVFGGMRMPLVYGTILTAWSAAGMVGPQIVAWLKDHYAQQAGPVSFLVGAGFLILGLALSSGLTDQPFALRVPAARKGALLKKVVGVKSC
- a CDS encoding uroporphyrinogen decarboxylase family protein; protein product: MNRENFINLAKNDVRVPIGIDMILHQYPDVEAILDNGERMGQVLLEAAEFYKSPIVMPHMDLMLEKDHLLSLIGIPAADRPAYHFHDTPTDALVAEFKSKIKGPLGRRMEARNDAIRYVAAHSTLLPMGISIGPFSLMTKLLADPITPIFLYGSGITGEMDPEVKAVEVCLELSLAVVLRAIESQLDAGAKTIIVAEPAANTVYLSPNQMAEGADIYDRFVLTPNRVIRKLIADRGASLIFHDCGSLTPAMISQLNTLHPEVFSFGSPVMLWEAADLVSKDTVLYGNLPSKRFMSDTLITVEQVKEMSRDLAARMRAKNHPFMLGTECDVLCVHECKDVIARKVHAFMSCTV
- a CDS encoding AraC family transcriptional regulator; the encoded protein is MDYFFKHLMHVGHLPRRFPSGVSVDNIGYVPHKKEWIRRRFTTFNFSFILSGGGEYWREGVCWPVQAPCVITQAPGMMMEYGPSGDWAEWEELFLIYHPDRIPALEQMGLIRRDVPAWNIKDTGPTRALIRELKQVDDSGQDDGFADRIDRLCEFMLLESILGETRRSISPEERAIFEIRDTVKARFLEDHDFNALARLHGLSASTFRRRWAGGVGEPPARYVMRLRMEEACRLLVETRLKAGEIAGILGFSDPLYFSRRFRLEMGVTALEYRQSHQTPLSFNVPIR
- a CDS encoding ThuA domain-containing protein, coding for MKKALMVWGGWDGHTPKASVDVFAPLLAARGFEVTVADNMAGYADKDLMAAQDLIVPCWTMGKIEKAQAEGLLAAVRAGAGIAGWHGGIIDSFREHTEYQWMTGGQWVAHPGNCIPSCKIEIMDPQHPIVKGLTHFAIPNTEQYFIHVDPSVHVLCRTVFSGEYGEPDLYKAGTVMPYAYTKTWGKGRVFVACWGHTNKDFEVPEAREIVLRGMLWAAR
- the trpS gene encoding tryptophan--tRNA ligase — protein: METKKKLRILSGIQPSGKLHLGNYFGMMKPALALQQQGDAFLFIADYHALTSVSDPQVLRQNIRDVALDFLACGLDTSRTVFFRQSDVPEVVELAWLLSIVTPMGLLERCHSYKDKTSKGIAASHALFSYPVLMAADILEVQATTVPVGRDQKQHVEVARDIAVKFNLQFGDTFTIPEPVIRDDVAVVPGLDGQKMSKSYNNTIELFGSEKDTKARIMRIVTDSTPLDQPKDPATCHIFALYKLFASDAERAEMDARYRVSGFGYGTAKKALFEKVWSYFEPFRKRREELQKDPAYVEAVLKEGAERARVEAGKTLSAARRAVGLA
- a CDS encoding Gfo/Idh/MocA family oxidoreductase, which produces MTQTNIGVIGCGNISGAYFKAGLTFKNLKIAACADLDPARAKAKAEEFHIAKGCTVKELLADPEIDIVVNLTIPKAHAEVALAALAAGKHVYGEKPLAVSRRDGQKILAMAKAKKLRVGSAPDTFFGGGIQTCRKLIDDGWIGTPVAASAFMMCAGHESWHPQPEFYYDLGGGPMLDMGPYYLTALINLLGPITRVSGSARTTHAERMITSQPQYGKIMKVKALTHYATVLDFAQGAIGSMIMSFDCKAAQVPRIEIYGTEGTLSVPDPNTFGGPVRIGGKGKEWQEVPLTHGYTENSRSIGVADMANAIRSGRPHRASGELAFHVLDAMEAAADASAKGKAITLTSTCQRPAALPMGLLPGMLDA
- a CDS encoding FHA domain-containing protein; the encoded protein is MIYRLIILSGDRRGEQITLTREPMIIGRAATCEIRLSDPEIALSHAEIAHPDDGIFIRDLGSMNRLLINNREVHEAHLKHGDVVEVGHTRFLIQAYVQAEVERESEAEDQEEKANRRKPWIFGGGMILLVGFLLIFIPRCEHHILAPRVPPVKPAPVQRPQPTALPEVKPPTPAVSNALPPPETVKKQPVETPRPAEPRAAMTVKEPPPAEPVVIKPVITPPPEPTPEKAPPREKANPASAVIAASEKELEDATRVLSGIGTTRTTNAILTPVPISPPATNLIKIASVEINKFPETDQFREMRLLTIRLIATELQKELSPEAVKVEVIFVNQDTHSGQLIPASPQGTPANVSVQGKWLATEQKTAVASYVVLATQPPTVRTSRYYGFHISVYYQGILQAELSQPRDLPATFDSPAPEGGSPPPAP
- a CDS encoding methylenetetrahydrofolate reductase C-terminal domain-containing protein, yielding MLREALLKGEFVVTCEFVPGRGKEGASLDAALLFAREAAGSLPKIHAVSLTDNPGGNTAMIPDALAPDILKTGLDVLIHFSCRDMNRNAMESRLMALARAGANNLLVISGDYPSGGFEGNAASVFDLDSVQAIKYIHTLNAGLEVPGAKKGTISKIPPTHFLTAAAVSPFKATEAELLTQFFKLDKKIAAGADYIIPQLGYDMRKFLEIKRYLRSRGLNTPVLGNVYVLSLGAAKTMNAGLVPGCVVTDELLRVIEEESRDPDKGKSKRLERAAKMVAMFKGMGFNGVHIGGFALKPEDFKFIVSRATELEARWTDYIPEVSFGRVGEYYAFPPPVSYASPGPDEDVINRIEKGQRIWSYELSKLFHRLVFERSSLLARLLTRYYQWIGDTSALARLSHANELATKMLLYGCQDCGDCALADMAFCCPKGQCAKQQRNGPCGGSAKGMCEAYPDQRPCVWTRVYDRKKSDGQLEEMRTTYIPPQKSQLAHSSGWSNYFLNRDHSAKPGKRGLSS